The genomic region TGTTGTGTCTACCCTGTGAAGTTCAATCCCAACGGTTCTCTGTCCTGTGTGTACTGGAATATCAGCGAGTGGATTGTAGATGGCTGTTCTGTTTTAGAGACCAACAGCAGCTACACTGTGTGCTCCTGTGTTCATCTGTCAACATTCGCTCTTATCATGCAATCCAGCAGACCACCAGAGGTACGAGAACATTTATAGTGACCACTGAAGAACAGCACAGATTTGGCACTCATGTactctgtcatgttttctcagAGCGACTCACTGCTGGAGATGTTGAATTTGGTGTGTGTGATCGTGGGGCTGGTGTTCTTCAGTTTGGCTCTGTTGACCTTTGCCCTTTGTCAGTGGAGTCCTGGAGTGAATAATGTGGCTCGAATCAACATCTGCATCAGTCTTCTGCTGGCTCACCTTCTGTTCCTGCTCACACAACAGTTCCTGAGACTCATACGCCGTCATCAGGTGAGAATGATGAAGGAGCCCTACAGCTCAGCACAGCCTCACTGAGAATCATCATAACCGTCTCTCTTGGTCTCCAGGTGTCGTGTGCCGTGATATCAGGTGTGCTGCACTTCCTCTTTCTCTCCGGCTTTGTGTGGATGTTCATTGAAGCTGTGCTGCTCTTCATCTGTGTGAAGAACCTATCACAGATCAGCTCCAAAAAGAGGGAGGTGCTTAGCAGTGGATTCCTGTGTGTGATTGGATATACAGTTGCTCTGGTTGTGGTGGCCGTGTCTGCCGGGCTTGTTCCTGAAGGCTACGGCAGCGAACAGTGAGTTGGTGTTATTTAAAGTCAATTTCATTAGAAGGAAATAAATCAGCTTGGGGCTTTTATGACATTTCTGCTATCTGATAACAGTACAGATTTGCATACACTGTATAAATACAAACATGATTAAAAAGATAAGTCAGCAcctgaaatagtatttttgacaaattaatttagttatttttttgttttcctctAAACAGCTGCTGGATTAAAATGGATAAAGGTTTTATCTGGAGTTTTCTGGGTCCTGTTTGTGTCATACTAGCGGTAAGCACATTTCTTATTtctcattattttaatttatattaaagggAAAACAAGGTGATTAAGTATTCATTTTCTACTTTTCAGTTAAACACGATTCTCTTCATCTGCATCACCATCAGGCTGAACTCAACTCTCAAAAATCTGAACGCTGAAGTTTCACAGATGAAACAAACCAAGTAAACATTATGATTTGATCACACCATAGAAAAATATATGTAGTCAATAGTGACACATTaactctctctgtttctctgcaGGATTATGGTATTTAAAACACTGGCTCAGTTTGTGGTTCTTGGTTGCTCCTGGATTCTGGGTTTCTTCACTAATGGCAGGAGGGAGCTGGAGATCCTCTTCCTGATCTTGAACTCCCAGCAGGGAACCTTCATCTTCCTGGTCTATTGTGTCCTCAATAATGAGGTCAGACATCATTCAATTTACCATCATAATCCATGAGAAATCTGAATATGAAAGACTATTACAGTTGTTTTCATGGATGTTctgttatttacattattatatattatatattttcttattttggCAATCCATGTCTTTTATAGAGAAATGTCAAGGGAAGTTGTGTAATCTGTTACTTTTCCTTTTCCATCCTGTGATGGAATGTTCAAATTAGCCAAAACTATTCAAACTGCAACTGTCAGAAATTCTCATATAAATATGCatttgatctgtctgtctgactgcaTGACAATCCTTTCAAACTCCAAGCTTTTAAAATGACTTCAAACTTTTAGGCCTGGCTTTCTCAAGCTTTTTTCTATTTTGTCCTCTGTAATTAATTAGGCGATTTTATGATCCTGCGTTGGGGGAACTAACCCCCAACATATTTTCTTACCTGTTTATTATAATTCCACCATGTTGATGAGTTTCAGACGTTAAATTGATGTCATAAAATCACTCAGCTCTTCTCGTCTCATTCTTGTCCAGGTCAGGCAGCAGTACAGGAAGTTCTTCAGATATCTTGGATATGTCTTTTCTGTGGACGCAAACAACACTGAGGATTACAAAATTATGACCAGGAAATAAAACATACTGCTCAAGTGCCATTAATATACAGGTGATGTTGTCATGATTCCAGTCTGTATTCCCCTGTCTTGTGGTTAAGGTCTTTTAAGTTTTTCTGTTAAATTGTTTGTGTGTTCACTTATTGTGtttacactctcagaaaataaagtacaaaattgtacctttaggggtacaatggtacaaaggtacaaatttgtatccttgtgatttgtaccttaagagaccagttttgtacctttggtgacaattttgtacctttatttaactgtacaaaaattgacccttcaaaaaggggacaaaattggctttgacagcgtacaatcgttgactataatgagatgtatatatttcacacacacacacacacacacgctgaattaaaatcagcatttattaaatccttttcattttcacattttacaacattttattttaaacacatttttgaacattccatatgagtccatcttgccgggtgttaaaaagtaacactgaagcagtgttaaagttaatgagataattgattgatgattgagtgatgattgacaattagtggagacacctgatgataataagcagaa from Megalobrama amblycephala isolate DHTTF-2021 linkage group LG7, ASM1881202v1, whole genome shotgun sequence harbors:
- the adgre9 gene encoding adhesion G protein-coupled receptor E3, which encodes MKIILHLTALLLLIITSNIVVKKSQGNWYCSPLVNTSHCANASSYLDCGGHNYFCTAYSCSSQSAGCSCKIGPYNCSSDCNYVSPDVCNCNASSHSCYCLGDTTQSKLESLSAEGIMNLVEQIANMTSQMTPEVAENYLKVVDAAQIKVSNLASAEDKDTLVSYGNTYLNAFESLVSALVKPTETQNLQNISLNNTEVRVLVVGPNASVKEIPLIRTEEAHMDINLFEIAKKSPSKSAALTFISYKTMENLLKPNFLFNTTNDTIKTMMSTVISATLSNTTNTNLTIPVNFTFKHKFNPNGSLSCVYWNISEWIVDGCSVLETNSSYTVCSCVHLSTFALIMQSSRPPESDSLLEMLNLVCVIVGLVFFSLALLTFALCQWSPGVNNVARINICISLLLAHLLFLLTQQFLRLIRRHQVSCAVISGVLHFLFLSGFVWMFIEAVLLFICVKNLSQISSKKREVLSSGFLCVIGYTVALVVVAVSAGLVPEGYGSEHCWIKMDKGFIWSFLGPVCVILALNTILFICITIRLNSTLKNLNAEVSQMKQTKIMVFKTLAQFVVLGCSWILGFFTNGRRELEILFLILNSQQGTFIFLVYCVLNNEVRQQYRKFFRYLGYVFSVDANNTEDYKIMTRK